A genomic region of Oncorhynchus keta strain PuntledgeMale-10-30-2019 unplaced genomic scaffold, Oket_V2 Un_contig_3013_pilon_pilon, whole genome shotgun sequence contains the following coding sequences:
- the LOC127923593 gene encoding tripartite motif-containing protein 16-like, which translates to MAQQGVLLDQDQFCCSVCLDLLKEPVTTACGHNYCRICIEGCWDQDVLKGVYSCPQCRETFTPRPNLRKNNMLAEMVEKLKKTGLQTAPPPALCYAGPGDVVCDVCTGTRKQKALMSCLVCLASYCETHLQLHYESPAFKKHKLVKATAQLQEKICSHHDKLLEVYCRTDQQCICLLCTMDEHKGHDTVSAAAERTEKQRQLGMSQQKVQQRFQEREKRLKELQQTVKSFKRSAQSAVEDSDQIFTELIRSIERRSSEVKELIRAQEKAQVSQAEGLLEQLKQEIAELRKRSTELEQLSHTENHIHFLQSYQSLSSISVSSDLPSIVVRPLQYFGDASKTVSELREKLEDFLKGEWTKISTTVNIVGVVLPPEPKTREQLLQYSCQLTLDPNTAHTHLSLSEGNRKVTNTGQVRPYPDHPDRFTNYCQVLCREGLSGRCYWEVERTGDVIVIAVSYKDISRTERGTDGVFGYKNKSWSLHCSSDGYCFRHNNVVTEVSGPQSSRVGVYLDHKAGTLSFYSVSDTMTLLHRVQTTFTQPLYPGFWLYSYNGTAELVKL; encoded by the exons ATGGCTCAACAGGGAGTTCTGCTGGACCAGGACCAgttctgttgttctgtctgtctggatctaCTGAAGGAGCCGGTCACTACTGCATGTGGACACAATTACTGTAGAATCTGTATTGAGGGCTGCTGGGATCAGGATGTTCTGAAAGGGGTCTATAGCTGTCCTCAGTGCAGAGAGACCTTCACTCCAAGGCCTAATCTGAGGAAAAATAACATGTTGGCTGAGATGGTGGAGAAACTGAAGAAGACAGGACTCCAGACTGCTCCCCCTCCTGCTCTGTGCTATGCTGGACCTGGAGATGTGGTGTGTGATGTCTGCACTGGGACCAGAAAGCAGAAAGCCCTCATGTCCTGTCTGGTGTGTCTGGCCTCTTACTGTGAGACTCACCTCCAACTTCACTATGAATCTCCTGCTTTCAAGAAGCACAAACTGGTCAAAGCCACCGCACAACTACAGGAGAAGATCTGCTCTCATCATGACAAACTGCTGGAGGTTTACTGTCGTACCGATCAGCAGTGTATCTGTCTGCTGTGTACAATGGATGAACATAAAGGCCATGATACAGTGTCAGCTGCAGCAGAGAGGACTGAGAAACAG AGGCAGCTGGGGATGAGTCAGCAGAAGGTCCAGCAGAGATtccaggagagagaaaagaggctgAAGGAGCTCCAACAGACTGTGAAGTCTTTCAAG cgCTCTGCACAGTCAGCAGTGGAGGACAGTGATCAGATCTTTACTGAGCTGATCCGCTCCATTGAGAGAAGGAGCTCTGAGGTGAAGGAGCTGATCAGAGCCCAAGAGAAGGCTCAAGTGAGTCAAGCTGAAGGACTCCTGGAGCAACTGAAGCAGGAGATAGCTGAGCTGAGGAAGAGAAGCACTGAGCTGGAGcagctctcacacacagagaaTCACATCCATTTCCTCCAG agttatcagtctctctccagtatcagTGTATCTTCAGACTTACCCAGCATCGTTGTCCGTCCTCTTCAGTACTTTGGAGATGCGAGTAAGACTGTGTCTGAACTGAGAGAGAAACTAGAAGACTTCCTTAAAGGAGAATGGACCAAGATCTCCACTACAG tgaATATAGTGGGTGTTGTACTGCCTCCAGAGCCCAAGACCAGAGAACAGTTGTTACAAT ATTCCTGTCAGCTCACACTGGACccaaacacagcacacacacacctctctctgtctgaagggAACAGAAAGGTGACCAACACAGGCCAAGTCCGACCATATCCTGACCATCCAGACAGATTCACCAACTACTGTCAGGTTCTGTGTAGAGAGGGTCTGTCTGGACGCTGTTACTGGGAGGTGGAGAGGACTGGTGATGTTATTGTTATAGCAGTCTCATATAAAGACAtcagcagaacagagagagggacagatggtgTATTTGGATACAAGAACAAGTCCTGGAGTTTACATTGCTCTAGTGATGGTTATTGTTTCAGACACAATAATGTTGTGACTGAAGTATCAGGCCCTCAGTCCTCCAGAGTAGGAGTGTACCTGGATCACAAGGCAGGTACTCTGTCCTTCTACAGTGTCTCTGACACAATGACCCTCCTTCACAGAGTCCAGACCACATTCACTCAGCCACTTTATCCTGGGTTTTGGCTCTATAGTTATAATGGTACtgctgagctggttaaactgtaa
- the LOC127923591 gene encoding uncharacterized protein LOC127923591 translates to MERRRLSQTVYGSNRDKQACKKGTLPVAYQRGDIQGHNRGEQGRASGRIRTSVRRPYKRSTPRGRGHHNLVVPARTTHVEFQVSGSLWNCRSAANKAEFISAYASLQSLDFLALTETWITTDNTATPTALSSSAHVFSHTPRASGQRGGGTGILISPKWSFSLSPLTHLSIASFEFHAVTVTSPFKLNILIIYRPPGSLGEFINELDALISSFPEDGSPLTVLGDFNLPTSTFDSYLSEDLSLQTQTVDHHMKHSETRVLTASRPRL, encoded by the exons ATGGA AAGAAGACGACTCTCTCAGACTGTGTATGGATCCAACAGAGATAAACAAGCATGTAAAAAGGGAACCCTTCCTGTTGCCTACCAGAGGGGAGATATTCAGGGACataacaggggagaacaggggagagcgagcggtcgcatccgcacttcggtccgcag accatacaaacgctccacaccgcgtggccgcggccaccataatctggtggtcccagcgcgcacgacccacgtggagttccaggtctccggtagcctctggaactgccgatctgcggccaacaaggcagagttcatctcagcctatgcctccctccagtccctcgacttcttggcactgacggaaacatggatcaccacagataacactgctactcctactgctctctcctcgtccgcccacgtgttctcgcacaccccgagagcttctggtcagcggggtggtggcaccgggatcctcatctctcccaagtggtcattctctctttctccccttacccatctgtctatcgcctcctttgaattccatgctgtcacagttaccagccctttcaagcttaacatccttatcatttatcgccctccaggttccctcggagagttcatcaatgagcttgatgccttgataagctcctttcctgaggacggctcacctctcacagttctgggcgactttaacctccccacgtccaCCTTTGACTCatacctctct GAAGACCTCAGCCTCCAGACCCAGACTGTAGACCATCACATGAAGCACTCAGAGACACGGGTCCTTACAGCCTCCAGACCCAGACTGTAG